A portion of the Vicingaceae bacterium genome contains these proteins:
- the thiC gene encoding phosphomethylpyrimidine synthase has product MKKEKIPTPDIITREPFPASKKVYIKGKIHDIKVAMREITLTDTIDKQTGQRIKNDPVVVYDTSGPYTDPDQSIDIYNGLPKIREQWILQRGDVERLDDFSSEYTRKRMQMPELDDIRFPNIPKPLKAKTGKAVTQMHYARQGIITPEMEYIAIRENQLREELYRKNNDLWKQHKGENFGAYVHNGFITPEFVRDEVARGRAVIPANINHPESEPMIIGRNFLVKINANIGNSAVTSTIEEEVEKMVWAIRWGADTVMDLSTGKNIHETREWIIRNSPVPIGTVPIYQALEKVNGKAEELTWEIFRDTLIEQAEQGVDYFTIHAGVLLRYIPLTANRVTGIVSRGGSIMAKWCLAHHKENFLYTHFEEICEIMKTYDVSFSLGDGLRPGSIADANDRAQLAELETLGELTQIAWKHDCQVIIEGPGHVPMQLIKENMDLQLKYCHEAPFYTLGPLTTDVAPGYDHITSAIGAAMIGWFGTAMLCYVTPKEHLGLPNKNDVRDGVIAYKIAAHAADLAKGHPGAQMRDNALSKARFEFRWEDQFNLSLDPWRAREFHDETLPAEGAKLAHFCSMCGPQFCSMKITQDIRKYAEQEIDQKMQEKAEEFKQKGSQIYL; this is encoded by the coding sequence ATGAAAAAAGAAAAAATTCCAACGCCGGATATTATTACGAGAGAACCTTTTCCGGCATCAAAAAAAGTTTACATCAAAGGAAAAATTCATGACATCAAGGTTGCCATGCGCGAAATAACCTTGACCGATACTATTGATAAACAAACGGGGCAAAGAATAAAAAACGACCCGGTGGTGGTTTATGACACTTCGGGACCTTATACAGACCCGGACCAATCGATAGACATATACAACGGGCTGCCCAAAATTAGGGAGCAATGGATTTTGCAACGCGGGGATGTAGAACGCTTAGATGACTTTTCCTCTGAATATACAAGAAAAAGAATGCAAATGCCGGAATTGGACGACATACGTTTTCCAAACATACCCAAGCCTTTAAAAGCTAAAACCGGTAAAGCCGTTACCCAAATGCACTATGCACGTCAAGGCATCATTACGCCTGAAATGGAATATATTGCCATACGGGAAAACCAGTTGAGGGAGGAGCTTTATCGTAAAAATAATGATCTGTGGAAACAACATAAAGGAGAAAATTTTGGGGCATATGTGCATAATGGTTTTATTACGCCTGAATTTGTTCGCGATGAAGTGGCCCGTGGACGTGCCGTCATCCCTGCCAACATTAATCACCCTGAAAGTGAACCCATGATCATAGGACGTAATTTTCTTGTAAAAATCAATGCCAATATTGGAAATTCTGCAGTGACATCTACCATTGAAGAAGAGGTGGAAAAAATGGTTTGGGCTATTCGTTGGGGGGCCGACACGGTGATGGACCTTTCTACCGGTAAAAATATCCATGAAACCAGAGAATGGATAATCCGTAATTCCCCGGTGCCGATTGGAACAGTGCCTATCTATCAAGCTCTGGAAAAAGTCAATGGCAAAGCCGAGGAACTGACCTGGGAAATTTTCCGGGATACGTTGATAGAACAGGCCGAACAAGGAGTAGATTATTTCACCATTCATGCGGGTGTTTTGTTGAGGTACATACCATTGACAGCAAACAGAGTGACAGGAATTGTAAGCCGGGGAGGGTCGATTATGGCTAAATGGTGTTTGGCTCATCACAAAGAGAATTTCTTATATACCCATTTTGAAGAAATATGTGAAATCATGAAGACCTATGATGTTTCATTTTCGCTTGGTGACGGATTGAGACCGGGCTCCATTGCCGATGCCAATGACCGGGCTCAACTGGCTGAATTGGAAACTCTTGGGGAATTGACACAAATTGCTTGGAAACACGATTGTCAGGTGATTATCGAAGGTCCGGGACATGTTCCTATGCAATTGATTAAAGAAAACATGGATTTGCAATTGAAATATTGCCACGAAGCACCATTTTATACATTAGGACCACTTACGACCGATGTTGCTCCAGGTTATGACCATATTACATCGGCCATCGGAGCGGCCATGATAGGATGGTTCGGCACGGCCATGCTTTGTTATGTCACTCCTAAAGAACATCTTGGATTGCCAAACAAAAATGATGTGCGAGATGGAGTGATAGCATATAAAATTGCCGCACATGCCGCCGATCTTGCTAAAGGCCATCCGGGGGCACAAATGAGAGATAATGCCCTTAGTAAAGCCCGTTTTGAGTTCCGTTGGGAGGACCAATTTAATTTATCGCTTGATCCCTGGAGAGCAAGAGAGTTTCATGATGAAACATTGCCCGCCGAAGGGGCAAAATTGGCTCATTTTTGTTCTATGTGTGGTCCTCAGTTTTGTAGTATGAAAATAACTCAAGATATTCGTAAGTATGCAGAACAGGAAATAGATCAAAAAATGCAGGAAAAAGCCGAGGAATTCAAGCAAAAAGGTTCACAAATATATTTGTAA
- the thiD gene encoding hydroxymethylpyrimidine/phosphomethylpyrimidine kinase codes for MKLYSRPAVLSIAGFDPSAGAGIAADIKTFESLKTKGLAVATCITYQHEDQFFGFEPLDNKIIFNQLTPLLQRYQPAWVKIGMTASFEQLNAIVSFLKKHNENINIIWDPVFRPTFGSDVWPEIKLDLNRLKQFYLITPNLEEVKLLSGENGIDGAKLLSQHTRVLLKGGHAEGENKGRDFLVVDGGGKVYPFKPKKIRGYEKHGTGCVLSSAITAHLARKFPLIKAVLRSRDYLARFMDTTIDRWGYHKL; via the coding sequence ATGAAGCTATACAGTAGACCTGCTGTTTTATCGATAGCCGGATTTGACCCTTCGGCAGGAGCCGGCATTGCAGCAGATATTAAAACGTTTGAGTCACTCAAGACCAAGGGATTGGCTGTGGCTACTTGTATAACATATCAACACGAAGACCAATTTTTCGGGTTCGAACCTCTTGACAACAAAATTATTTTTAATCAATTGACTCCTTTGTTGCAACGATACCAACCGGCATGGGTGAAAATAGGCATGACGGCTTCGTTCGAACAATTAAATGCGATTGTCTCATTCTTAAAGAAACATAATGAAAATATCAACATTATTTGGGATCCTGTTTTTCGCCCCACTTTTGGTAGTGATGTGTGGCCCGAGATCAAATTAGATCTCAATCGGCTCAAGCAATTTTATTTAATTACTCCTAATTTAGAGGAAGTTAAATTGTTATCAGGAGAAAATGGAATCGATGGTGCAAAGTTGTTGTCACAGCATACCAGGGTATTATTGAAAGGTGGTCATGCCGAAGGTGAGAACAAGGGAAGGGATTTTCTGGTTGTGGATGGAGGGGGAAAAGTTTATCCGTTTAAACCCAAAAAAATACGTGGATACGAGAAGCATGGTACAGGTTGTGTATTGTCTTCGGCCATTACCGCACATTTAGCCAGGAAATTCCCTTTGATCAAAGCTGTTTTACGTAGCCGCGATTATTTGGCCCGGTTTATGGATACCACCATCGACCGTTGGGGCTATCACAAACTTTAA
- the thiE gene encoding thiamine-phosphate synthase produces MIHYFITSYPHRWSPSQQVEFALGKGIRWIQLRMKKAPLHEIESEIQKIVALKKKFEFTFIVNDFPNLAKIFNADGCHVGKNDIHPYYVRKMLGEDAIVGFTVNHAADLTDEIAGIINYIGLGPFAYTTTKENLSPVLGEEGIREILSLHKNLFEKYHLKVFVIGGIQKKDWSVIENIPGVDGMAYSSALLNESDNYLIK; encoded by the coding sequence ATGATCCACTATTTCATCACATCATATCCCCATCGATGGTCACCGAGTCAACAAGTTGAGTTTGCACTTGGAAAAGGCATACGTTGGATTCAGTTGCGTATGAAAAAAGCCCCATTACATGAAATAGAGTCGGAGATCCAAAAAATAGTTGCTTTAAAGAAAAAGTTTGAATTCACCTTTATTGTAAATGATTTCCCCAATTTGGCCAAAATCTTCAATGCGGATGGTTGTCACGTAGGCAAAAACGACATACATCCATATTATGTACGTAAAATGCTTGGAGAGGATGCTATTGTCGGATTTACCGTCAATCATGCTGCGGACTTGACCGATGAAATTGCCGGAATTATTAACTATATTGGCCTTGGTCCCTTTGCTTATACTACAACTAAAGAAAATTTAAGTCCTGTTTTGGGAGAAGAAGGCATTCGGGAGATTTTGTCTTTACATAAGAATTTGTTTGAAAAATATCATTTAAAAGTATTTGTTATTGGAGGCATACAAAAAAAAGATTGGTCGGTTATAGAAAACATTCCGGGTGTAGATGGAATGGCATATAGCAGTGCATTGTTAAATGAATCGGATAATTATTTAATAAAATGA